A genomic segment from Sander vitreus isolate 19-12246 chromosome 3, sanVit1, whole genome shotgun sequence encodes:
- the LOC144513751 gene encoding 52 kDa repressor of the inhibitor of the protein kinase-like produces MPDSCCAIGCTNRRGEKPGLCFYRIPSDKENPERRQLWIQAIRRATVSGNGTWQPSQYTRLCSDHFIKGAKSDDPLSPDWVPSVFSHTPATKKRKRDKDMERYEQHSRIQIKRMEAEKKQDAMDVLLELSSREPVPQQCFSNHCKDAIAKLQQECDGLREENRRLKTNLGTLDEQALANDDLKVKALTGLPSQAAMFSSKSR; encoded by the exons ATGCCAGATAGTTGTTGTGCGATTGGTTGCACTAACCGCCGAGGAGAGAAGCCGGGGTTATGTTTTTACCGGATCCCATCTGATAAGGAGAATCCAGAGAGAAGACAACTATGGATACAGGCTATCAGACGTGCAACCGTTTCAGGAAATGGGACCTGGCAACCTTCACAGTATACACGTCTGTGCAGTGATCATTTCATCAAAG GTGCCAAATCTGATGACCCGCTGTCCCCTGACTGGGTTCCATCTGTCTTCTCTCACACCCCTGCCAccaaaaagaggaaaagggaCAAAGACATGGAAAG GTACGAGCAGCACAGTAGAATCCAAATCAAGAGGATGGAGGCAGAAAAGAAACAAGATGCTATGGATGTCCTCTTGGAACTGTCGTCAAGAGAGCCTGTGCCACAACAGTGTTTCAGCAATCACTGCAAAGATGCCATTGCAAAGCTACAGCAAGAGTGTGACGGCCTCAGGGAGGAAAACCGCAGGCTGAAAACCAATCTAGGAACACTGGACGAACAGGCTTTAGCAAATGACGATCTAAAAGTGAAAGCACTGACTGGACTCCCAAGCCAAGCTGCAA TGTTCTCTTCCAAATCTCGATAG